A window of the Artemia franciscana chromosome 21, ASM3288406v1, whole genome shotgun sequence genome harbors these coding sequences:
- the LOC136041024 gene encoding rho guanine nucleotide exchange factor 3-like (The sequence of the model RefSeq protein was modified relative to this genomic sequence to represent the inferred CDS: added 148 bases not found in genome assembly), which translates to MSSSALKKRKVKDSDSISLHSYAEDSSEKGGSIKRKRCLAKVTSFANILASPIRPIRKASTALQRSISGVWTSPASDRISQPPTPSKLRRDLTLDISVGNDSICSEISPPATPSGKRRLSLVSLRRMSGVSLLSLAPPTTPYKLAPRSTPVKKALRLWSHTVNQELLLQLDSREIKRQEAIFELYQGEVDLVDDLRMIMHTYHDSLLSLGIITQADAKAIFGDLLDIILVHQELIDDLRATKDSNDVFCSVGYCLSNWTPQLRAYFPYCANQLKARYVLEEKKMKDPKFADFLQRCLDSPFSRRLDLWSFLDVPRGRLVKYPLLIKQIVKYSNESDLDLINNSLKHLGEILERVNYITGLARCNAAKETLNFSGDFELKADDLKKLDMATNIVCEGPLRNINGMKLQCFLFDTCLVVSRPVTQNNSVKAQYLVQTPPIPIEEISVTTMGEKEGRNGHFLSGNTSVKYMFCVVTTNEKLVLFTGNESNRKLWVQSLTQLSDTAKSLLPKPDVQLEEKAAEPKFKSSLISLKRLNKKALKREAKSAPQLLNSSNKENSGRARKRTYPVLPVDNVTSTAARRSKRLSDDNQAHLRRSVCTRSMTSFISP; encoded by the exons AAGAAGCGGAAGGTTAAAGATAGCGATTCAATCAGTCTCCATTCATATGCAGAGGATAGTTCGGAAAAGGGGGGATCAATCAAAAGGAAAAGATGTCTGGCCAAAGTTACATCATTTGCTAACATTTTAGCATCACCTATCAGACCAATCAGAAAAGCTAGCACTGCATTGCAG cgcTCAATAAGTGGAGTTTGGACGTCTCCAGCTTCGGATAGAATCAGTCAACCACCAACGCCATCTAAATTAAGAAGAGATTTGACCCTTGACATCAGTGTTGGTAATGATAGTATCTGTAGTGAGATTAGTCCACCAGCTACACCAAGTGGCAAACGTCGACTAAGCCTTGTTTCTTTGAGGCGCATGTCTGGTGTTAGTCTTCTGTCATTAGCTCCGCCTACTACACCTTATAAATTAGCTCCTCGCAGTACTCCTGTTAAGAAAGCACTAAGGCTATGGAGTCATACTGTAAATCAAGAATTATTATTACAGCTGGATTCTCGGgaaataaaaagacaagaagCGATCTTTGAATTGTATCAAGGTGAAGTTGACCTCGTTGATGACTTGCGGATGATTATGCATACATATCATGACTCTTTACTTAGTTTGGGTATTATTACCCAGGCTGACGCCAAAGCTATTTTTGGGGATTTATTAGACATAATTCTCGTCCATCAAGAATTAATTGATGATCTCAGAGCCACAAAGGATTCAAATGATGTGTTTTGTAGTGTTGGTTATTGCTTGTCTAACTGGACACCTCAGCTGCGAGCTTATTTTCCGTACTGTGCTAACCAGTTGAAAGCACGGTAtgttcttgaagaaaaaaagatgaaagaccCCAAATTCGCTGATTTTCTTCAAAGATGTCTGGATTCGCCATTTTCCCGACGTTTGGACCTTTGGAGTTTTTTGGACGTCCCTCGAGGACGGCTTGTGAAGTACCCATTATTAATAAAGCAAATTGTGAAGTACTCTAACGAGTCTGATTTGGATCTGATAAATAATTCTCTTAAACATTTGGGTGAAATTTTGGAAAGAGTGAACTACATTACCGGATTGGCAAGATGTAATGCAGCAAAAGAGACTCTTAATTTCAGTGGTGATTTTGAGTTAAAAGCCGATGATTTGAAAAAGTTAGACATGGCCACAAATATTGTCTGTGAAGGACCTTTGAGGAATATCAACGGAATG aaactacaatgttttttgtttgacacGTGTTTGGTAGTATCCCGACCAGTGACGCAGAACAATTCAGTAAAAGCTCAATACTTAGTGCAAACACCACCTATCCCGATTGAAGAAATTTCTGTGACAACTATGGGTGAGAAGGAAGGTAGAAATGGACACTTTCTCTCTGGAAATACTAGTG tgaaATACATGTTCTGCGTAGTAACGACAAATGAGAAATTGGTTCTCTTTACTGGGAATGAATCTAATCGGAAATTGTGGGTGCAGTCCCTTACTCAACTTTCAGATACTGCTAAAAGTCTGTTGCCCAAGCCTGATGTACAGCTTGAAGAGAAGGCTGCAGAACCAAAATTCAAGAGCAGTTTGATATCGTTGAAGAGACTTaacaaaaaagctttaaaaagagAAGCCAAAAGTGCACCTCAGCTATTAAATTCCAGCAATAAAGAAAATAGTGGAAg